One Micromonospora eburnea genomic region harbors:
- a CDS encoding SGNH/GDSL hydrolase family protein: MTRPRLPFLRAATRVAAIAATTAGVLLALTQPASAAVPTGRYVALGDSYTAGPLIPTQVDLNCLRSNRNYPSLVAASAGSSSFADVSCSGATTNDILNSGSGQLGISVPPQLSAVTASTTLVTVQIGGNDIGFSSIISDCAQASLSNPLGSPCKNRYTAGGTDQLQARINGAAPKVTAVLQAVHAAAPGAKVVVIGYPAILPDSGYGCWPTVPIAYQDVPYLRAVEKSLNAMLASTAAANNATYADAYTPSIGRDACTSSGTRWVEGLIPQNSAAPFHPNATGERGMADAVLTKLNS, from the coding sequence ATGACCCGTCCCCGCCTGCCGTTCCTCCGAGCGGCGACCCGGGTGGCCGCGATCGCCGCCACCACCGCCGGTGTGCTGCTCGCCCTCACCCAGCCCGCCAGCGCCGCCGTGCCCACCGGACGCTACGTCGCGCTGGGCGACTCGTACACCGCCGGCCCACTCATCCCCACGCAGGTCGACCTGAACTGCCTGCGTTCCAACCGCAACTACCCGTCCCTCGTCGCCGCGTCCGCCGGCTCCTCGTCGTTCGCCGACGTGAGCTGCTCCGGAGCCACCACCAACGACATCCTCAACAGCGGCAGCGGCCAGCTGGGGATCTCCGTACCGCCGCAGCTCAGCGCGGTGACCGCCAGCACGACACTGGTCACCGTGCAGATCGGTGGCAACGACATCGGCTTCTCCAGCATCATCAGCGACTGCGCGCAGGCCAGCCTGAGCAACCCACTCGGATCGCCCTGCAAGAACAGGTACACCGCCGGGGGCACCGACCAACTGCAAGCCAGGATCAATGGCGCCGCCCCGAAGGTGACCGCCGTGCTCCAGGCGGTACACGCGGCCGCCCCGGGCGCGAAGGTCGTGGTGATCGGCTACCCGGCGATCCTGCCCGACAGCGGCTACGGCTGCTGGCCCACGGTTCCGATCGCCTACCAGGACGTGCCCTACCTGCGCGCCGTCGAGAAGTCGCTGAACGCGATGCTCGCCAGCACCGCGGCCGCCAACAACGCCACCTACGCCGACGCGTACACCCCATCGATCGGCCGCGACGCATGCACCAGCAGCGGCACCCGGTGGGTCGAAGGTCTGATCCCCCAGAACTCGGCCGCGCCGTTCCACCCGAACGCCACCGGCGAACGGGGCATGGCCGACGCCGTGCTGACCAAGCTGAACAGCTGA
- a CDS encoding NAD(P)/FAD-dependent oxidoreductase has protein sequence MERIVVVGASLAGVRAVQALRTAGFTGELTLIGAERHSPYNRPPLSKSVLRGDDDVTLPGAAELDEKWLLGRAAMRLDTIARVVTVDDGSEVRYDGLVIATGARPRRLADHPAGVHTLRTLDDALALRAALSEGQRRIVVIGGGFVGGEVTSTARSLGHEVTLVDGAAHPMVTALGTQTAQWLGDLHRHNGVNLISGVRVTGFDGTARVTGVRLGDGRVIPADLVVAGMGVVPNTDWLDGSGLTVADGVVCESTLHARGAADIVAAGDVARWPHQLYGNTLVRVEHWANANDQGRVAALNLLAGPDDATPFADVPSFATNAHGARIQIAGLPHLAEESRLVTGAVEDHQFTVGFTRNGVLVGVVAVNSPRDFVRLKRGVAARSAGL, from the coding sequence GTGGAGAGAATCGTGGTGGTCGGTGCGTCGCTGGCCGGAGTGCGCGCCGTTCAGGCGCTACGCACCGCTGGCTTCACCGGCGAACTGACGCTTATCGGCGCCGAGCGGCACAGCCCCTACAACCGCCCACCCCTGTCCAAGAGCGTGCTGCGGGGCGACGACGACGTCACCCTGCCCGGCGCGGCGGAACTCGACGAGAAATGGCTGCTCGGCAGGGCGGCGATGCGGCTCGACACGATCGCCAGGGTGGTGACCGTGGACGACGGCTCGGAGGTCCGCTATGACGGACTCGTCATCGCCACCGGCGCCCGGCCCCGGCGGCTGGCCGACCATCCGGCAGGCGTACACACCCTGCGGACGCTCGACGACGCGCTCGCCCTGCGCGCCGCCCTGAGCGAGGGGCAGCGGCGGATCGTGGTGATCGGCGGCGGCTTCGTCGGCGGGGAGGTCACGTCGACAGCGCGGTCTCTCGGCCACGAGGTCACGCTCGTCGACGGTGCGGCGCACCCCATGGTCACCGCCCTGGGCACCCAGACCGCCCAGTGGCTCGGCGATCTTCACCGGCACAACGGCGTGAACCTCATCTCCGGAGTACGGGTCACCGGCTTTGACGGCACCGCGCGGGTCACCGGCGTACGGCTCGGCGACGGTCGCGTCATCCCGGCCGACCTCGTCGTCGCGGGCATGGGCGTGGTGCCCAACACCGACTGGCTCGACGGCAGCGGCCTCACCGTCGCGGACGGCGTGGTGTGCGAGTCGACCCTGCATGCCCGGGGCGCGGCCGACATCGTGGCCGCCGGCGACGTGGCGCGCTGGCCGCACCAGTTGTACGGCAACACCCTGGTCCGGGTCGAGCACTGGGCCAACGCCAACGACCAGGGCCGGGTGGCCGCGCTGAACCTGCTGGCCGGGCCCGACGACGCCACGCCGTTCGCCGACGTGCCCTCGTTCGCCACGAACGCGCACGGCGCGCGGATCCAGATCGCCGGCCTGCCACACCTGGCCGAGGAGTCCAGGCTGGTCACCGGCGCGGTCGAGGACCACCAGTTCACCGTCGGCTTCACCCGCAACGGTGTGCTGGTCGGGGTGGTGGCGGTGAACTCACCGAGGGACTTCGTCCGCCTGAAGCGGGGCGTCGCCGCGCGGTCGGCTGGTCTTTGA
- a CDS encoding class I SAM-dependent methyltransferase, whose amino-acid sequence MLGVSGRALSFGAVAEAYERFRPGYPVELADLVMTYAGQPVRTGLEIGAGTGKATRLFARRGVTVTATDPDGAMLAELRKHVPADVRTVRAAFEDLRPGERYGLVYAAAALHWTAPEGRWSRMAALLEPGGVFGSFGGPLRLADPAVDEAVRAARAPFLASDEVPSPDGTPPGHDMQWPGTELQRSEWFTDVQHSVIERRLTMSARDYVGLLSTISAYLELPASEQAQVYRRILRVLPETVEVAADITVHLARRRDAR is encoded by the coding sequence ATACTCGGCGTGTCTGGGCGCGCCCTGAGCTTCGGAGCTGTCGCGGAGGCCTACGAACGGTTCCGGCCGGGGTATCCCGTGGAGCTTGCCGACCTGGTGATGACGTACGCGGGTCAGCCGGTGCGGACTGGCCTCGAGATTGGCGCGGGGACGGGCAAGGCAACCCGTCTGTTCGCGCGACGGGGGGTCACCGTCACCGCGACGGACCCGGATGGGGCCATGCTCGCCGAGCTGCGTAAGCACGTGCCAGCGGACGTCAGGACCGTGCGCGCCGCGTTCGAGGACCTGCGACCGGGCGAACGCTACGGGCTGGTCTACGCGGCGGCGGCGCTGCACTGGACGGCCCCGGAGGGGCGGTGGTCGCGCATGGCCGCGCTGCTGGAGCCGGGTGGCGTGTTCGGCTCGTTCGGCGGACCGCTCCGGTTGGCTGACCCGGCCGTGGATGAGGCTGTGCGCGCGGCCCGGGCGCCGTTCTTGGCGAGCGACGAGGTGCCGTCCCCGGATGGGACGCCTCCCGGGCACGACATGCAGTGGCCGGGTACGGAGCTCCAACGCTCCGAGTGGTTCACCGATGTCCAGCACTCCGTGATCGAGCGGCGCCTGACGATGAGTGCTCGCGACTACGTCGGCCTTCTCTCGACCATCTCGGCCTACCTGGAACTGCCGGCCTCCGAGCAGGCGCAGGTATACCGCCGGATTCTGCGGGTCCTGCCCGAGACGGTCGAGGTTGCCGCCGACATCACCGTTCATCTCGCGCGGCGGCGCGACGCACGATAG
- a CDS encoding CPBP family intramembrane glutamic endopeptidase codes for MVMADGRPAGRSPLRFFALVFALAIPFWLLEPLTEDLSAVLPMRLPTSAAMFVCPFVAALILTRTDAHPRSARRLLRHSVSRQGIDRRRWYLPALLIMPALMFLSYVVARAVGDPMPAPRFDLTSALVALVLFGVAGVMEEVGWMGYLGGVLQERYTALGAATLLGVVWAVWHIVPYAQAGHSVQWITWQCVLTVALRVTIFWLYNNNAGNVLLASLFHASINVSDALYPVDGSAYNPVISGAVIVLAATVIAFLWGADTLTRFRWSPSRPTPAPASESTSAETFP; via the coding sequence ATGGTCATGGCCGACGGCCGCCCGGCCGGTCGATCGCCCCTGCGCTTCTTCGCGCTCGTCTTCGCCCTGGCGATTCCGTTCTGGCTCCTCGAACCGCTGACCGAGGACCTCTCGGCCGTGCTCCCCATGCGGCTGCCGACCAGCGCGGCGATGTTCGTCTGCCCGTTCGTCGCCGCGCTGATCCTCACCCGCACCGACGCCCATCCCCGCAGCGCCCGGCGCCTGCTGCGACACAGCGTCAGCCGGCAGGGCATCGACCGCCGGCGGTGGTACCTGCCGGCGCTGCTGATCATGCCGGCGCTCATGTTCCTGTCGTACGTGGTGGCCCGCGCCGTCGGGGACCCGATGCCCGCTCCCCGCTTCGACCTCACGTCCGCCCTGGTCGCCCTCGTGCTGTTCGGCGTCGCCGGCGTGATGGAGGAGGTCGGCTGGATGGGCTACCTCGGCGGGGTGCTCCAGGAGCGGTACACCGCGCTGGGGGCCGCGACGCTCCTCGGCGTGGTCTGGGCCGTCTGGCACATCGTGCCGTACGCGCAGGCCGGCCACTCCGTACAGTGGATCACCTGGCAGTGCGTGCTGACGGTGGCGCTACGGGTCACCATCTTCTGGCTCTACAACAACAACGCCGGCAACGTGCTGCTGGCGAGCCTCTTCCACGCGAGCATCAACGTCAGCGACGCGCTCTATCCGGTCGACGGGTCCGCCTACAACCCGGTCATCTCCGGCGCGGTGATCGTGCTGGCCGCCACCGTCATCGCCTTCCTCTGGGGCGCGGACACCCTGACCCGGTTCCGCTGGTCCCCGTCCCGGCCCACCCCGGCCCCCGCCTCCGAATCAACCAGCGCTGAAACATTTCCCTAA
- a CDS encoding heavy metal translocating P-type ATPase, which yields MTRHHIEQDLPDAHTHPGHGTGASEHDVHVPAPGTPAHPGHPEHHSHPEHHGHEEHRGHHGGHGHGHGHDKHAGHDPEQFRRKFWLSLALTLPIVATSHMVMDWFGYSLDFPGMAWVGPVLGSIVFFYGGWPFLVGAVREVRDRAPGMMLLISMAIAVAYVASLATSLGLFHLDFWWELAALVSIMLLGHWQEMKAIGQAQGALAALAALLPDDAERIEGEGLVRRVPVTGLRLGDVVLIRSGARIPADGRIVDGAAELDESMITGESRPVPRTVGDRVVAGTVATDNTLRVRVEAVGEDTALAGIGRLVAQAQASAGRAQVLADRFAAALFYLATAAALITFTAWWALGDVNDAVVRTVTVLVIACPHALGLAIPLVIALSTAVSAKAGILVKDRMALERMRGVDAVLFDKTGTLTKGAHTVTATAAAHGLTEDEVLRVAGAVEADSEHPLARALVKAARNRGAAAIARDFRSLTGRGVQAVVDGTSYAVGGPALLRELDATVPAELATASSRWSERGAAVLHLLRLPAGGRPEAIGAFALEDEVRPEARQAIAELREAGVNKIVMITGDARPVAEAVAADLGFRTGVDEVFAEVLPADKDKAVADLQARGLTVAMVGDGVNDAPALARADVGIAIGAGTDVAIESAGVVLASSDPRGVTGVIRLSRASYRKMVQNLAWAAGYNVVAIPLAAGALAWAGVALSPAVGAVLMSASTIVVALNAQLLRRVRLTPQHH from the coding sequence ATGACCCGTCACCACATCGAGCAGGACCTGCCCGACGCGCATACTCACCCTGGCCACGGAACGGGCGCATCCGAGCACGACGTGCACGTGCCGGCCCCGGGAACCCCGGCCCACCCCGGCCATCCAGAGCACCACAGTCATCCAGAGCACCATGGCCATGAAGAGCACCGCGGCCACCACGGCGGCCACGGGCACGGGCACGGGCACGACAAGCATGCCGGGCATGATCCGGAGCAGTTCCGCCGCAAGTTCTGGCTCAGCCTGGCTCTGACCCTGCCGATCGTGGCCACCAGCCACATGGTGATGGACTGGTTCGGCTACTCACTCGACTTCCCCGGCATGGCATGGGTCGGCCCGGTCCTCGGCTCAATCGTCTTCTTCTACGGCGGCTGGCCGTTCCTGGTCGGCGCGGTGCGTGAGGTCCGGGACCGCGCGCCGGGCATGATGCTGCTGATCTCGATGGCGATCGCCGTCGCCTATGTCGCCTCCCTGGCGACCAGCCTCGGCCTGTTCCACCTCGACTTCTGGTGGGAGTTGGCCGCGCTGGTGAGCATCATGCTGCTCGGCCACTGGCAGGAGATGAAGGCCATCGGGCAGGCGCAGGGCGCGCTGGCCGCCCTCGCCGCCCTGCTGCCCGACGACGCCGAGCGGATCGAGGGCGAAGGGCTCGTCCGACGGGTGCCGGTGACCGGGCTGCGGCTCGGCGACGTGGTCCTGATCCGCTCCGGCGCTCGCATCCCCGCCGACGGCCGTATCGTCGACGGCGCCGCCGAGCTGGACGAATCGATGATCACGGGGGAGTCGCGGCCGGTGCCGCGTACCGTCGGCGACCGTGTGGTGGCGGGCACGGTCGCCACGGACAACACCCTTCGGGTACGCGTCGAAGCAGTCGGTGAGGACACCGCCCTCGCCGGAATCGGTCGCCTCGTCGCCCAGGCGCAGGCGTCCGCCGGCCGCGCGCAGGTGCTCGCCGACCGGTTCGCCGCGGCGCTGTTCTACCTGGCCACCGCCGCCGCGCTGATTACCTTCACCGCCTGGTGGGCGCTCGGCGACGTCAACGACGCCGTTGTCCGCACCGTGACGGTGCTGGTGATCGCCTGCCCGCACGCGCTTGGACTGGCCATCCCGCTGGTGATCGCGCTGTCGACCGCGGTGTCGGCCAAGGCCGGCATTCTGGTCAAGGACCGCATGGCCCTGGAACGCATGCGCGGCGTCGACGCCGTTCTGTTCGACAAGACCGGCACCCTGACCAAGGGCGCCCACACCGTCACGGCGACCGCCGCCGCCCACGGGCTCACCGAGGACGAGGTGCTGCGTGTCGCCGGGGCCGTCGAGGCCGACAGCGAGCACCCCCTCGCGAGGGCACTGGTCAAGGCAGCCCGGAACCGAGGCGCGGCAGCCATCGCCCGCGACTTCCGTTCGCTGACCGGGCGTGGGGTGCAGGCGGTTGTCGACGGCACCTCGTACGCGGTCGGCGGGCCCGCCCTGCTGCGGGAACTCGACGCCACGGTGCCTGCCGAGCTCGCCACCGCCAGCAGCCGGTGGTCGGAGCGGGGAGCTGCCGTGCTGCACCTGTTGCGCCTGCCGGCCGGCGGCCGGCCGGAGGCGATCGGAGCGTTCGCCCTCGAGGACGAGGTACGGCCGGAGGCCCGGCAGGCGATCGCCGAGCTGCGGGAAGCGGGAGTGAACAAGATCGTCATGATCACCGGGGACGCCCGGCCGGTCGCTGAGGCGGTCGCCGCCGACCTGGGCTTCCGGACCGGCGTGGACGAGGTGTTCGCCGAGGTGCTCCCCGCCGACAAGGACAAGGCGGTCGCCGACCTGCAGGCCCGCGGCCTGACCGTGGCGATGGTCGGCGACGGGGTGAACGACGCTCCGGCCCTGGCCCGCGCCGACGTGGGCATCGCGATCGGTGCCGGCACCGACGTGGCGATCGAGTCGGCCGGGGTCGTCCTGGCCTCCTCCGACCCGCGCGGCGTGACCGGCGTGATCCGGCTGTCCCGGGCGTCCTACCGGAAGATGGTGCAGAACCTGGCCTGGGCGGCCGGCTACAACGTGGTGGCGATCCCGCTCGCCGCCGGCGCACTGGCCTGGGCCGGCGTCGCGCTCAGCCCGGCGGTCGGCGCGGTGCTGATGTCCGCCTCCACCATCGTGGTGGCGCTCAACGCACAACTGCTCAGACGAGTCCGCCTGACGCCCCAACACCACTGA
- a CDS encoding DUF2306 domain-containing protein has translation MPTTLDNSSTPSTTGTPPVRPDDRSRPRRQLRWAVPLLLVATGFVAYALPPYLTLDPSRSRLPAPEGVPQYYPLLVAHIVFGSVALLAGCFQVWPWFRRRHPVAHRWMGRAYFFGGVFPAGVAVLGVAPFSSTGFVSQVGNTMLAVLWLATSIAGYRMARQRRFVEHRRWMVRSFALTTSIVLNRVWLILFVVLLLPHVDTTYGGDQDAMIQAAAGGSVWMSWVVNLLVAEWWLERGDAHRRARRAVQVASHRHDGSATERG, from the coding sequence ATGCCCACAACGCTCGACAACTCGTCAACCCCGTCCACCACCGGCACGCCGCCGGTGCGGCCGGACGATCGCAGCCGCCCGCGACGGCAACTGCGCTGGGCGGTACCGCTGCTGCTGGTCGCGACCGGGTTCGTCGCGTACGCGTTGCCGCCGTACCTGACGCTGGATCCGAGCCGGTCCCGACTGCCCGCCCCGGAGGGTGTCCCGCAGTACTACCCGCTGCTGGTGGCACACATCGTCTTCGGCTCGGTGGCGCTGCTCGCCGGCTGTTTCCAGGTCTGGCCGTGGTTCCGCCGACGTCACCCGGTCGCACACCGCTGGATGGGTCGGGCGTACTTCTTCGGCGGGGTCTTCCCGGCGGGGGTCGCCGTGCTGGGCGTCGCACCGTTCAGCAGCACCGGTTTCGTCTCCCAGGTCGGCAACACCATGCTGGCGGTCCTGTGGTTGGCCACCTCGATCGCCGGGTACCGGATGGCGCGGCAACGCCGGTTCGTCGAGCACCGCCGGTGGATGGTCCGCAGTTTCGCGCTGACCACGTCGATCGTGCTGAACCGGGTGTGGTTGATCCTCTTCGTCGTTCTGCTGCTGCCGCACGTCGACACGACGTACGGCGGCGACCAGGACGCGATGATCCAGGCAGCGGCCGGCGGCAGCGTCTGGATGAGCTGGGTGGTCAACCTGCTCGTCGCCGAGTGGTGGTTGGAGCGCGGCGACGCCCACCGCCGGGCCCGGCGCGCCGTCCAGGTCGCCAGCCATCGCCATGACGGGTCAGCTACGGAGAGAGGGTGA
- a CDS encoding MerR family transcriptional regulator, whose translation MEEHLTVGRVAELAGVSVRTLHHYDEIGLLEPSTRTAAGHRAYSAGDVERLREVLAYRRLGFGLREIAHLVDDPATDAVAHLCRLRGLLMDQRDRAAAMVTAIDRELEARAMGIRTTPEEQLKVFGAQLYDAIGSAYPATRRTEPRIAARIWEALGDARTVLNVGAGTGSYEPPDRDVTAVEPSAVMRAQRPVGAAPCVAAAAESLPFEDQSFDAAMAVSTVHHWPDPVAGLREMRRVARRVVVFTYDADDTGWRQRFWLTRDYLPEFAELLVGWPSLADLTRAIGGRAEPVLIPWDCADGFFEAYWRRPEAYLDEHVRRAVSVWTRVGPQAEQRAVNLLREDLSSGRWAERNRDLVALDAAELGLRLLVA comes from the coding sequence GTGGAGGAACACCTGACCGTGGGGCGTGTGGCGGAATTGGCCGGCGTCAGCGTCCGCACACTGCATCACTATGACGAGATCGGCCTCCTGGAGCCGTCCACGCGGACCGCGGCTGGGCATCGGGCCTACTCCGCCGGCGATGTGGAGCGACTCCGGGAGGTGCTCGCCTACCGGCGGCTCGGCTTCGGATTGCGGGAGATCGCGCATCTGGTTGACGATCCGGCCACCGACGCGGTCGCGCACCTGTGCCGGCTGCGCGGCCTGCTGATGGACCAGCGCGACCGCGCTGCCGCCATGGTGACGGCCATAGACCGGGAACTGGAGGCACGAGCGATGGGCATCAGGACGACACCGGAGGAGCAACTGAAAGTGTTCGGCGCGCAGTTGTACGACGCCATCGGATCCGCCTACCCGGCGACGCGGCGCACCGAGCCACGGATCGCCGCGCGGATCTGGGAGGCGCTGGGGGACGCGCGAACGGTGCTGAACGTCGGCGCTGGCACCGGCTCCTACGAACCACCGGACCGCGACGTCACGGCGGTGGAACCATCGGCGGTCATGCGGGCGCAGCGTCCCGTGGGCGCCGCGCCGTGTGTGGCCGCCGCTGCGGAGAGTCTGCCGTTCGAGGACCAGTCCTTTGACGCCGCGATGGCGGTCAGCACCGTCCATCACTGGCCGGACCCGGTCGCCGGGCTACGTGAGATGCGGCGGGTGGCCCGCCGCGTGGTGGTGTTCACGTACGACGCCGATGACACCGGCTGGCGTCAGCGGTTCTGGCTCACCCGCGACTACCTACCCGAGTTCGCAGAACTCCTCGTCGGCTGGCCGTCCCTGGCCGACCTGACCCGCGCGATCGGAGGGCGCGCGGAGCCGGTGCTCATCCCGTGGGACTGCGCTGACGGCTTCTTCGAGGCATACTGGCGCCGGCCTGAGGCGTACCTGGACGAGCATGTACGCCGGGCGGTTTCGGTGTGGACCAGAGTCGGACCGCAGGCCGAGCAACGGGCAGTCAACCTGCTCCGCGAAGATCTTTCCTCGGGCCGGTGGGCCGAGCGCAACCGGGACCTCGTCGCCCTCGACGCGGCAGAGCTCGGTCTCCGGCTGCTCGTAGCCTGA
- a CDS encoding heavy-metal-associated domain-containing protein → MSASVYKVGGMTCTGCANKVRNLLGELGGVDQVDVDLAAGQVAVRAARQVDDARVVEALEAAGYEAAPV, encoded by the coding sequence ATGAGCGCGAGTGTGTACAAGGTCGGCGGTATGACCTGCACCGGCTGCGCCAACAAGGTGCGGAACCTGCTCGGTGAGCTGGGCGGGGTCGACCAGGTCGACGTGGACCTGGCCGCCGGCCAGGTCGCGGTGCGGGCGGCGCGGCAGGTCGACGACGCCCGGGTCGTGGAGGCGCTTGAGGCGGCTGGATACGAGGCGGCGCCGGTCTGA
- the abc-f gene encoding ribosomal protection-like ABC-F family protein, which translates to MSDVCIVCTNLSFSWPDDTPVFRNLSFTVPPGRTGLVAPNGAGKTTLLRLIAGDLTPTGGGVTVEGVLGYLPQNLPLAGDLTVAEVLGIDAALAALRAIEAGDAAEEHFTAVGDDWDVEERSRAELDRLGLGDVALDRRLHTLSGGQVVSLGLAAQLLRRPDVLLLDEPTNNLDIDARHRLYAVLEGWSGCLLVVSHDRVLLDRMDRIAELDRGEVRLFGGNFTAYEEAARTAREAAERTVRSAEQDVKREKREMQQARERADRRASNAARNLGNAGLARIVAGGLKRSAQESAGRAQQAHANRVSEAQNRLDEASRSLRDDQALTLDLPDTTVPAGRTVVAGERMQVYHGDRAVFAGDGVDLTIRGPERIALTGPNGAGKSTLLRLLQGDLDPDTGQVHRADGRVAYLSQRLDLLNLDRTVAENFAAYAPDRPPAERMNLLARFLFRGARAHLPVGVLSGGERLRATLACVLYAQPAPHLLLLDEPTNNLDLVSVGQLGSALTAYRGAFVVVSHDERFLTDIGVQRWLRLDGGQLREVPAPEHA; encoded by the coding sequence ATGTCTGATGTCTGCATTGTTTGCACCAACCTGTCCTTTTCCTGGCCGGACGACACTCCGGTCTTCCGGAATCTGTCCTTCACCGTGCCGCCCGGCCGTACGGGCCTGGTCGCGCCGAACGGCGCCGGCAAGACAACCCTGCTCCGTCTGATCGCGGGCGACCTCACCCCCACCGGTGGCGGCGTGACGGTCGAGGGTGTCCTCGGCTACCTGCCACAGAACCTGCCCCTGGCCGGTGACCTGACCGTCGCGGAGGTGCTCGGGATCGACGCGGCCCTCGCGGCACTGCGCGCCATCGAGGCGGGCGACGCGGCGGAGGAACACTTCACGGCCGTCGGGGACGACTGGGACGTGGAGGAGCGCAGCCGCGCCGAACTCGACCGGCTGGGCCTCGGTGACGTGGCGTTGGACCGGCGCCTGCACACTCTCAGCGGCGGGCAGGTGGTGTCTCTCGGCCTGGCGGCGCAACTGCTCCGGCGCCCGGACGTGCTGCTGCTGGACGAGCCGACCAACAACCTCGACATCGACGCGCGCCACCGGCTGTACGCGGTGCTGGAGGGCTGGTCCGGGTGCCTGCTGGTGGTCAGCCATGACCGGGTCCTGTTGGATCGGATGGACCGCATCGCCGAGCTCGACCGCGGTGAGGTGCGCCTGTTCGGCGGGAACTTCACCGCGTACGAGGAGGCGGCGCGTACGGCACGCGAGGCGGCGGAGCGGACCGTACGCAGCGCCGAGCAGGACGTGAAGCGGGAGAAGCGGGAGATGCAACAGGCCCGGGAGCGGGCCGACCGCCGAGCCAGCAACGCCGCCCGCAACCTCGGCAACGCCGGCCTGGCCCGCATCGTCGCCGGTGGGCTCAAGCGCAGCGCCCAGGAGTCGGCCGGCCGGGCACAGCAGGCGCACGCCAACCGGGTCAGCGAGGCCCAGAACCGGCTCGACGAGGCCAGCCGGTCACTGCGCGACGACCAGGCCCTGACCCTGGACCTGCCCGACACCACCGTGCCCGCCGGCCGTACCGTGGTCGCCGGCGAGCGCATGCAGGTCTACCACGGCGACCGGGCCGTCTTCGCCGGCGACGGCGTCGACCTGACCATCCGGGGACCGGAACGGATCGCGCTGACCGGCCCCAACGGCGCCGGCAAGTCGACCCTGCTGCGCCTGTTGCAGGGTGACCTCGACCCGGACACCGGGCAGGTGCACCGCGCCGACGGCCGCGTCGCGTACCTGTCGCAGCGCCTCGACCTGCTGAATCTCGACCGGACGGTCGCGGAGAACTTCGCCGCGTACGCCCCCGACCGGCCGCCGGCCGAACGGATGAACCTGCTCGCCCGGTTCCTGTTCCGCGGCGCCCGCGCCCATCTCCCGGTCGGCGTGCTCTCCGGCGGCGAGCGGCTGCGCGCCACCCTCGCCTGCGTCCTGTACGCCCAGCCGGCGCCGCACCTGCTGCTGCTTGACGAACCCACCAACAACCTCGACCTGGTCAGCGTGGGCCAACTGGGCAGCGCCCTCACCGCCTACCGGGGTGCGTTCGTGGTGGTCAGCCACGACGAACGGTTCCTCACCGACATCGGTGTGCAGCGGTGGCTCCGCCTCGACGGCGGCCAGCTACGCGAAGTCCCCGCGCCCGAGCACGCCTGA
- a CDS encoding GNAT family N-acetyltransferase: MTIGTNINDQLAHLAEAPLRQARNSAAFWAAKGRARGHEVIRRRGFLAVAGDERAGLRVLIQEPDLGVDEMAEITELASRATGPVDAEDPFSATDLSHLDMRSWQMPVMLRQPGLVAEPAMEVCRVRTEADLRAAERVVIASFELTRFEPYRGGEMFPLALIEQPGVDVFVARLDGEVAGACVTVAANGFGSHYWVGTRAAFRSRGVGRAVMLGSLAHLVDRPVTLTASRLGRPLYESLGFTAASASTWWSSR, from the coding sequence ATGACGATCGGAACGAACATCAACGACCAGCTCGCGCACCTCGCCGAGGCGCCGCTGCGCCAGGCCCGCAACTCCGCCGCCTTCTGGGCCGCGAAAGGCCGGGCCCGTGGCCACGAGGTGATCCGCCGCCGGGGTTTCCTCGCTGTCGCCGGTGACGAGCGCGCGGGCCTGCGCGTCCTGATTCAGGAGCCCGACCTCGGCGTCGACGAGATGGCCGAGATCACCGAGCTGGCGAGCCGGGCCACCGGTCCGGTCGACGCCGAGGACCCGTTCAGCGCGACCGATCTGAGCCATCTGGACATGCGTAGCTGGCAGATGCCGGTGATGCTGCGCCAGCCCGGCCTTGTGGCCGAACCGGCGATGGAGGTGTGCCGGGTGCGGACCGAGGCGGACCTGCGCGCGGCCGAACGTGTCGTGATCGCGAGCTTCGAACTGACCAGGTTCGAACCGTATCGGGGCGGCGAGATGTTCCCCCTGGCCCTGATCGAGCAGCCGGGTGTGGACGTGTTCGTCGCGCGTCTTGACGGTGAGGTCGCCGGGGCGTGCGTCACCGTCGCGGCGAACGGGTTCGGCAGCCACTACTGGGTCGGAACCCGTGCGGCTTTCCGTTCCCGTGGCGTGGGGCGGGCGGTCATGCTGGGGTCCCTCGCCCATCTGGTGGACCGGCCGGTCACGCTCACGGCCTCACGGCTGGGTAGGCCGCTGTACGAGTCCCTCGGCTTCACCGCCGCCTCGGCTTCGACCTGGTGGTCCTCTCGATAA